The Eubalaena glacialis isolate mEubGla1 chromosome 3, mEubGla1.1.hap2.+ XY, whole genome shotgun sequence nucleotide sequence GAATTGGGATGGCCAAATTTGGTCCTGCTGTCACACCCCACCCACTAGCCTCTTTCTCATTCAGCAGCTGGATGCTGGGCTCCTTTCTACAACGAGTAGACGCTGGGGTCAAGTCAAGGCTTTTGTTTCACTTGTACTCCCGATACAGTGAGCAAGTGTCCACCTAAGAAAACCAGGGGTCTCTCAAGCAGGAAGCTGCTTGCAACGAGACATGGCCACAGCGACTGCTTGACATCTGACACCTGCACGTGCTCTGAGAGGGAGGGTAGGAGAGCTCTAGGATTCTGCGCTCGATCACCCATCATCCTAATGTGTACAcctttattgcttttcccttcctgGTGAGGTGGAGATTTGTGAGGAGGCCAGAGACTCCAGACGTCAGACCACATGGCTGAGTTGGAAGGTACAGACATGGCTGTGGCTCCTGGGCTGGGGAGGTGATCATGGTCTGCTTGTAGAGCACACTTGATGGAAATGTGGGCGTGCACACCTGGAGTGGAGAAATTCCACAGTGCCTTTTATGGGAAAGGACGGTTTTTAATCTCTTTTAGTTAGAGGAAGAGGACAGCTGCGTCAGGAGACAGTTATGAGTTTTCTTCGGCCTCACAGGGAGGTTTCATTTGAACTCgaggcttggggaggggagggcctttTTGCTGGTGAACTTGTTTGCCCAGGGTAGGAGGAGGCCTCTTCTTCTGCTGGTGCTGGACACGGGGGCCAGGAGGCCTGGGACGACGAGCGGGTGCTTGGGAACGATGACCAGGTATTGGAGGAGTTTGGGACATGGCTGGATTTTGAGGAGTTGAGCCTGGAATTTGGTGGGGCTTCCAGCCCCTTTCCTCAGGGGTCACTCTCTTCCCTCTTATCGCCAGCTCCTCATCTGCAACAATAAAACCTCTGAAGAGTTTTCTTGGCAAGATACAATCAAGATCAATGTAACGATTTATTGAGTGCCCCTCCTGTGTACAAGATGTCATGCTAGCTGCTCTGGGGGATACGATGAGGAAGGAGAAGCCACCTCTACCCTCTAGAGATTCCAGGCCTTGGGGGGGTAGGGGAGACAGaaatgcccaccagaaagatagaGGGAGAGCCTAGGGCTTTAGAGCCCAGGGCTTTAGATGGTTTTGTGCCTGGGTCTCCAGGGAGCAGAGAGGGCACTcagaccccagccctgcctctgagtCATCCCAGGGATCATGCCCTAGAGCACCGCAGGGTTAGAGCCCTTGTAATAGGCTCTGAGTAGTCAGAGAGGACATTAGTCCCTACCTGCCTTTGGATGCGTCTCTCCGTTAGATCTGCCTTTCACCCAGTTCTGCTGTAATTCACCCACACTGCTTGGAGTGGCCTGGATGCTCCTTGAGCCATCTCCTCACTTATGAGCATAACTTTCTCATTCTAGGTGAGTTGTCAGACAGGCCTGATTCAAGGAAGAAACGCTCACAGCCCTAACCCCTCCCCTTGGAACAGTGAATTGGAAAGGGGATATAAACATCCAGTTTTAGAACAAGTGTGTTCCTGTGAGTCCCTGTGATGTCCTGAAATGTTACCTGTGTTCCTAGGAGCTTGGTCTTGAACCCACCTTGGCCACACCCTCAGGAGAAGACAAGATGTTTGTTCATAGAAACGGTGTTTCGAAGCTTATCTTTCTACCCACATAGATATATGTGGCTCATtcaacatatgtccacacagctTTATACCCAGTCAGCCTCAGGTGGTGGATTCCAATGAGGCCTGCCTGGATGGAGCTTCTCAAAGCTCCCACATTGTTACCCCTgagaatttgtttttcaaaaatcaagCTAACCACAAAACGGAACAAACTGTAACTGCCGGTTACAGCCCTGACATTCTGAAACTACCCATCTCCATTATCTTCTTTCCAGACCCTAAGTGCCGGACCCATGAGTTGTTTCCACGGGGATTTCACCCAGGCCTGCGGTGGGACAGAAGAGAGGGAGCTTACCATTTCTCTTACTCCTCTGTTTTTTCCTCTTGCTAATGTAGAAAACGAGTAGCGCCACGAAGACAAGGAAGACGGTGCCTCCTCCGCAAATGCCGATGATGAGATAGATATCCAGACCTTTCTCTGCAAGAGGAACAGACGTGGGATGGATGGGAGGGTCCTGGGAAGAGGGGCCATTTCGTTGCTCTGGCCAAGGACTTGAGGACTCCTGCCTCCTATCTTTCAGATAAAAGAGCTTGGTGGGACTTTTCAACCTCAGGGAAGACAAGCTCATGGAGGCTGGTGAACTGGGTCAATACCTGAGCGGGTGCAGGGTCCAGGATAAGCCCTCTCAGAACGCTCCTTGGAGAACTGCTCTCCTGAACCACAAATGCCTGATTCTTCATGTACCAAGCACTGTCCTCTATCAAGGAGAATGTCACAGAAGTTTAGATCTGAGAAAGAGTTTAGAGAAAATCTAGGGTAATCTCTAGTTTCACagacaaggcccagagagggaggaTGAGTTGCCTGAGGCCACACCGTATCCATTCCTGAGTGGTTCCTTTACGCAGCCCCTCGTCTCCATGTTTCTGCACTGTTTTTCCAGCTTCATCTCTGGCTGCCCTCTCACGTCATGATTTTTTCTCACCCTCTTGGCCAGAAAGTTTCTAAAGACAGGATACATGTTTCACGTGTCCAACCCAGTTCTCTGACCTCAGAGGCAGCACCCCATCCCAGATTTTCCCTGGCCTGTGAGAGAAACTCAAACACACAGCGAGTTAGCAGCAGCAGTGGACTTGATCTTCAGCTCACAGACCTTCAGCTGCTGTCATGCAATGAGGATAACAACGACTGTGTTAAGAGAAATGGGTTTGAGTGCAGCCTCTTCTAGGcaagagctgtgtgacctttggcaagttactccacctctctgagcctgttcctGTCTTTAAAAAGTGGAGATAAGGAACTTACATCACAGGCAGCTGCTGGAAGTCAATCAGATAAtggatgtgaaagtgctttgtaaactgtaaaactACACACAAAGATGAGGGTCTGCTCTGACTACAGTTCTGTGCACCGGGTGCTTCTGGGAGCTATTTCCCGGGAGGGATGCTGGGCCATCTGCCCTTTTGTGAGTCAACAGCAGTCacagaggcagcagctggggcCAGGGGTCAGGGGACTCGTACATCTGGagaacaaatggagctcaggaaaCCAAGGAAACCTTGGAAAACAAGGAAACCCTTCTCTAGCCAAACATTCCTGGGAAGATACTATTGTACATGAAGCCCAGGATGGACCCCAGGAGCAAGCCAGAGGCTCAGAAACGAAACTAAACAGGTTTTCAGACTGTGGTGGTTTGTTAATCCTTGCTTTCTTTCCTAAGTCTCTCTCTGACCCATTCTTTGCCTGCCGGTTACACAGCCTCTCTATGCTCTGTGGATGAAGGGGCTTCCGTTAGGAAAGCAAGCATAATCCTAACCTGCTGTGAAACTGGACTGGGAAAGTTAGGTGGGTCCTTTAGGCTCTGCCTGCTTGGAGGAAGGGCCAGGGCTATTGGAGTCCACCTTGGGCTGAGCCAAGGACTTCCCAGGGTCTGACCTGGgtcgggggtggtggggggggggggcgtgggccTAGGACCAGTTGGGGAGCAGGGGCTAAACCATGAAGCCACTAGCTTGTCTTCTCAGAGTCCTCAGGCAGGGCAAGCGCGCCCCTATCTGGGCACACTTGGGAATGTAGGAATGCCTTACACAGTCTGTTCACAGATTTGTCCAGCACAGCCTCTGGGTGCTTTCTGCGGGGAATGTTCCAGCGTGTCTCAGAGGCAGCTGTGGCTCTGTCATTCAAAGCTACGTCCTCGCAGTCATTAAATCCAGCCACGCTCCTTCCTGCACTCCCTCCTGGAGATAATGTGCCTGCGAGTTTATGTGGTGGAGTCCTTCTTGTGTGTCCAAACCTGCTCCTTCCTCCTACTGTTTTGGTTTTAAGTACATGCTCATTCTTTTCTGAGCCAGGTGGTTAATCTTATCATCGCTCCTCTCTGCCTTGGCCTTTTAGGACGAAACATCCAGATCCATTTTAGGGTCTTCAAGAGCAGCCCTTTCCTCCCCAGTCTCCCCCTAGGTACCCCTCCCATCTCTCTAGTGGCCCTTTCCCAGACTGGCTCCCACTCTGTACCACAGAGGAAGAGACAGGAATGCTCCAGTCTTCAAACCTCAGCTTCCCCCAAAGCCCTTCTTGCCTCGCTCCATCCCTCATGCACACACATTTTTATACTGGTGGGATCTAGTTAAAATAAGCGTGGAGTAGGGCTGCCAGATAAAACAccggatgcccagttaaatttgaaataaacgacgaatagtttttagtataagtatgtcccacgCAACACTTGGAACACATTTATACTGTctctttttatttgctaaatctggcaactctaaTCAAGAGCCTCCTAAAAGGGGATAAGAGCTTGTGAAGTCGAGGAGGGGTGACTTCACTCACTGTGCCTTAGTGATGGGGGGCATGGAGGGACGGCTGGTGGGCAGACATAGACTTCGTAGGAGGTGAAGCGACGCTGGTCTGAGCGTGTGACTGGCGGACTCTAGGATGGTCCCCGTTGagccctgcctcctggtattccCACTGATGTGAGACCCCTTCTGATTCAATGTGGGCTGGACTTACTGAGAGGCTCCTAATGAATAGAATACCGCAGCAGTGATGGGACATCTATCACTCCTGAGATCAAGTACAAAAAGACCACAGCTTTTGTCTTGGGCGCTTGTTGTTGCTCTTTCTTAGGCTGCTCTGAGGGAAGTAGCTGCCATATTGTGAGGCAGCCCAATGCCGCCCCCGTGAGTGAACTTGGACATGGATGCTCCCCCAGTAGTGCTTGCACCTGACTGACATGACTGCAGCCCCTGCCTGTGTCTTGATTATAGCTTCATGAAAGACTCTGAGCCAGAAACATCCAGTTAAGTCACTCCCAGATTCATgtcccacagaaactgtgagataataactgcttgtgttttaagccactaaatatggggttgtttgttatgcagcaactgataactaattcaaaatatatattaaaaagtctCACTTCTGACTTCACACCAGCTTAGGGCTGCTTCCTAGGGTCACTGACCAGCCATACTCACTATAGAAACTCAGGGTCTCTGGCCAAATAACTATCTTTTGTGCTCAGTTTCCTGTCAGGGGGTTGACTAGACAGCAGTGGAAAGATAATCCCAGAGTATCAGATGAATAGACTCTTGGGGATCACAGGGCTCATCTTCTTTGTGGACCAGGAGGCTGAAGCCCAGAAAGGGGAAGAACTCTGTCCAGGTCATCCCTATATATTTGGACAGACCCAAACTAGAAGTCAAGACCCCTGGCTCCCAGAGCAGGCCACCTTTCAAAAATTACTTCtagggtggcacagtggttaagaatccgcctgccaatgcaggggacacgggtttgatccctggtctgggaagatcccacgtgctgcggagcaactgggcccgtgcaccacaactattgagcctgtgctctagagcccgtgagccacaactactgagccctcgtgccacaactactgaagcccgtgcacctagagcccgtgctccacaatgagagaagccactgcaatgagaagcctgcgcactgcaacaaagagtagcccccgctcgccacaactagagaaagcccgcacgcagcaacgaagacccaacacagcctaaaataaatacatttattaaaaaaaaaattacttctagGGGTCACATCAAGCTGGCGGTCCAGGGAAGAACTTAGACTCTTGAAGTTTCAGAACTTTCTGGTGCTGGGCTGTCTGCTCTGAGGCAGTAAGAGCACTGCCCACCTGTGTTCATGGTCTTCCCTGGCCTCGAGCTCTTCCTCCCCCCAAGCCTCTAACTCCCAGGGTTTCTACAGCCCTTCTGCCTCTGCCCCTGATAGGAGGTGCCAGCCATCTCCCCTCcagaaaggaatcttttttgCTCCATTATTGCCCTAGGAGCCACAATCATGGTCACTGACTAGCTGAGGGATCGTGGGCAAGTCAGCGTGCCCCTCTGGGAAGTGGCGGTCTGTGTGAGATCACCGTTACAGCTCCTTTTATCTCTTCTACTCGGCAATTCTTTCGCCTAGAAGAGAATCTTTTTCATTGCCTGAGGTTATACCACGCTCCCTGAGAAGACTCCCAAGATGGGCAACCATAGAGCACTACCTCCTCTCTCCTCTAAGACTTCCCTTGAAGATTTCCGGGGAAAAGAGGTATGTTTTCAGTCCTCATCCTGAGCCAGGGATGCCTCGCAGCCCAAGCCCCCAGGCCCTGGAGCGGTCCTCTGCTGTGGGCCTCAAAGGCTGTGTTTGTGAAGTGAACTTGGGGTGTCTGACCAGTGCCCACCACGCACCTGAACAGCTGATGGTCACCGTGCTCTTTTGGGCACTGACATTGTTACTCGCCACGCAGTTGAATGATGCAGTCCATTTGCTGTTCCACTTGTGTGTGATGACCTTCTGATGACTTTCTTTGATACTGGTCtcatttaaaa carries:
- the CD2 gene encoding T-cell surface antigen CD2 isoform X2, whose amino-acid sequence is MSLTCKILASFLLIFAVSTKGKLLREVSENTKVIWGRLDHDINLDIPDFQMNDGIADTRWDKNKIKIAQLKQDKPPYQITDTYVMLKNGTLKIKALKRNDSDVYTVSVYDSNGKNILEKAFDLKIQEVVSKPVISWSCTNRTLICEVAKGSDPKLKLFLNETSIKESHQKVITHKWNSKWTASFNCVASNNVSAQKSTVTISCSEKGLDIYLIIGICGGGTVFLVFVALLVFYISKRKKQRSKRNDEELAIRGKRVTPEERGWKPHQIPGSTPQNPAMSQTPPIPGHRSQAPARRPRPPGPRVQHQQKKRPPPTLGKQVHQQKGPPLPKPRVQMKPPCEAEENS
- the CD2 gene encoding T-cell surface antigen CD2 isoform X1, which produces MSLTCKILASFLLIFAVSTKGEVSENTKVIWGRLDHDINLDIPDFQMNDGIADTRWDKNKIKIAQLKQDKPPYQITDTYVMLKNGTLKIKALKRNDSDVYTVSVYDSNGKNILEKAFDLKIQEVVSKPVISWSCTNRTLICEVAKGSDPKLKLFLNETSIKESHQKVITHKWNSKWTASFNCVASNNVSAQKSTVTISCSEKGLDIYLIIGICGGGTVFLVFVALLVFYISKRKKQRSKRNDEELAIRGKRVTPEERGWKPHQIPGSTPQNPAMSQTPPIPGHRSQAPARRPRPPGPRVQHQQKKRPPPTLGKQVHQQKGPPLPKPRVQMKPPCEAEENS